From a single Candidatus Delongbacteria bacterium genomic region:
- a CDS encoding glycosyltransferase, with translation MTALKILALTHTYPRYPGDTNGPFVEFLMEELAARGHSVRVLTAWDPELQLERPGRRVRLLAFRYAPVDSWHRLGYSRTIEADVRLKRTLLLLAPLLILAGTWRLWREVRRERPDLLHAHWFLPNGCMAGLVSWLTRVPLVSTLHGSDVFVAEKGFPYSLMRRIAVRATDRLTSCSPELRDRICHLGFPRERSHVIPYAADPSLLGPAPTEEVVAAERTRWLAGADGPLLVALGRLVYKKGFDVLLRALPTVCKAHPGLRLVIGGEGDLEQELKTLARESGVEDRVSFAGRLLRDRIAPLMAAADLFVMPSVRDRAGNIDGLPNVILEAMALARPVVATRVAGIPLAVIHGHNGLLVPEKDPEALARALVEALSQPERLHAWGQASRALIEERLNWPVLAARYEQVFGQLPGLREPGQ, from the coding sequence GTGACGGCACTGAAGATCCTGGCGCTCACCCATACCTATCCCCGCTACCCGGGAGACACCAACGGCCCCTTCGTCGAATTCCTGATGGAGGAACTGGCGGCGCGCGGCCATTCGGTACGCGTGCTGACCGCGTGGGATCCCGAATTGCAGCTGGAACGCCCTGGGCGCAGGGTGCGCCTGCTGGCCTTCCGCTACGCCCCCGTCGATTCCTGGCACCGGCTGGGCTACAGCCGTACCATCGAGGCCGATGTGCGCCTCAAGCGTACACTGCTGCTGCTGGCTCCCCTGCTGATTCTGGCCGGAACCTGGCGGCTCTGGCGTGAGGTGCGCCGCGAGCGCCCGGATTTGCTGCACGCCCACTGGTTTCTGCCCAATGGCTGCATGGCCGGACTGGTGTCCTGGCTCACGCGCGTGCCCCTGGTGAGCACACTGCATGGCAGCGATGTCTTCGTGGCCGAGAAGGGCTTTCCCTACAGCCTCATGCGCCGCATTGCCGTGCGCGCCACCGACAGGCTCACGAGCTGCAGTCCCGAGCTGCGCGACCGGATCTGCCATCTGGGTTTCCCGCGCGAGCGCAGCCATGTGATTCCCTATGCGGCCGATCCATCCCTTCTGGGTCCTGCTCCCACCGAGGAGGTGGTGGCTGCCGAGCGCACACGCTGGCTGGCCGGGGCCGATGGTCCGCTGCTGGTGGCCCTGGGCCGATTGGTCTACAAGAAGGGCTTTGACGTGTTGCTGCGCGCGCTGCCCACGGTCTGCAAGGCCCATCCCGGCCTGCGGCTGGTGATCGGTGGCGAGGGCGATCTGGAACAGGAACTGAAGACCCTGGCTCGCGAATCGGGAGTCGAGGACCGGGTGAGTTTCGCCGGGCGTCTGCTGCGGGACCGCATCGCTCCGCTGATGGCCGCCGCCGACCTCTTCGTGATGCCCAGTGTGCGCGACCGGGCAGGCAACATCGATGGCTTGCCCAACGTGATCCTCGAGGCGATGGCGCTGGCCCGCCCCGTGGTGGCCACCCGCGTGGCCGGCATTCCCCTGGCGGTGATCCACGGCCACAACGGACTGCTGGTGCCCGAAAAGGACCCCGAGGCTCTGGCCCGCGCGCTGGTGGAAGCCCTCAGCCAGCCCGAGCGCTTGCATGCCTGGGGCCAGGCCAGCCGTGCCCTGATCGAGGAGCGACTCAACTGGCCCGTGCTGGCCGCGCGCTACGAGCAGGTTTTCGGGCAGCTGCCCGGGCTGCGGGAGCCAGGCCAGTGA
- a CDS encoding glycosyltransferase family 2 protein, protein MHISVVIPLLNEVESLPGLIARLREVLSALPGKSWELIFVDDGSTDGSIDVIREARDQDPRVRYIRFRRNFGKSDALHAGFAATRGEIVFTMDADLQDDPKEIPRFLELLESEGWDLVSGWKKVRHDPLSKTLPSRLFNRVTSWASGVRLHDFNCGFKCYRRAVVESLDVYGELHRFLPALAHMMGFRVTEMVVEHHARQFGNSKFGLNRFINGFLDLLTVVFTTRYMKKPMHFFGPVSLLFITSGLLINGWLAFAKLMLDQPINGRPLLFLGMLLLIVGVQLLSLGLLGEMLTRQQQSVAYKIGECSADPEDSLEA, encoded by the coding sequence ATGCATATCAGCGTCGTGATTCCCCTGCTGAACGAGGTCGAGAGCCTGCCCGGGCTGATCGCCCGCCTGCGCGAGGTGCTCTCGGCCCTGCCGGGGAAAAGCTGGGAGCTGATCTTCGTGGACGATGGTTCCACCGATGGCTCGATCGACGTGATCCGTGAGGCCCGCGATCAGGACCCGCGCGTGCGTTACATCCGCTTCCGGCGCAATTTCGGCAAGTCCGACGCCCTGCACGCGGGCTTTGCCGCGACGCGCGGCGAGATCGTCTTCACCATGGACGCCGACCTCCAGGACGATCCCAAGGAAATCCCGCGCTTTCTGGAGCTGCTGGAATCCGAAGGCTGGGACCTGGTCAGCGGCTGGAAGAAGGTGCGGCACGATCCCCTGAGCAAGACCCTGCCCTCGCGGCTGTTCAATCGTGTCACGAGCTGGGCCAGCGGAGTCCGGCTGCATGACTTCAACTGCGGCTTCAAGTGCTACCGACGTGCGGTGGTCGAGTCGCTGGACGTCTACGGTGAACTGCACCGCTTCCTGCCCGCACTGGCCCACATGATGGGTTTTCGTGTGACCGAAATGGTCGTCGAGCACCACGCGCGCCAGTTCGGCAATTCCAAGTTTGGACTCAATCGCTTCATCAATGGCTTTCTCGACCTGCTGACCGTGGTCTTCACCACGCGTTACATGAAGAAGCCGATGCACTTCTTTGGCCCGGTGAGTCTGCTGTTCATCACCAGTGGCTTGCTGATCAATGGCTGGCTGGCCTTCGCCAAGCTGATGCTGGATCAACCGATCAATGGGCGGCCCCTGCTCTTTCTGGGCATGCTGCTGCTGATCGTGGGGGTGCAGTTGCTCAGTCTGGGCCTGCTGGGTGAAATGCTCACCCGCCAGCAGCAATCCGTGGCCTACAAGATCGGCGAGTGCTCGGCGGACCCCGAGGACTCCCTGGAGGCGTGA
- a CDS encoding RNA-binding transcriptional accessory protein: MDPVQKVAAELNLRLQQVQAACDLLEQGNTIPFITRYRKEVTGSLDEVQLRQIEQRLGHWNLLNERRATILTSIENQGQLSDELAQRLLACESLSELEDLYLPYRPKRRTRASVARERGLAPLAAILAASACGQPERLSQEGVELAPDALPGPRSIGDWLGQASDPVDALAGARDIVAEWINEDASLRDLLRQSGRRQAGLQSQRTEAAHEEAPKFRLYETWRGALHELKPHQVLALNRGENLGILRLSIDWEPCQCLERTLERWLVNPDSPWREELEAAAADGLARLTLPSLGRDLRNEITQAAEEHSLGIFSSNLRQLLMQPPLVGQVLLGIDPGIRTGCKVAVIDTTGRYLEGTTIYPHAPRNQWAQSKVTLLAMIQRHGVQVCAIGNGTASRETESLVAEVIADSSLSMRYTVVSEAGASVYSASEEAREEFPDLDASLRGNISIARRLQDPLAELVKIDPRSLGVGQYQHDVDARRLGEHLDGVVEDCVNAVGVDLNTASAPLLAKVAGITRASSRRIVEHRNTNGAFRRREQLLEVKGIGPAAFQQSAGFLRIREGENSLDNTAVHPEAYEAVGQLARRFGVESASPAELAAAIDGHGENLAELAPNVGLGLPTLLDILEELRRPGRDPRKELDPPLMRGAVLSLEDLREGSVLEGTVRNLVDFGAFVDIGLKDDGLVHVSQISHRRISHPVEALSVGQRIKVKVVSVDLERRRVGLSIKALDETARPARGEVAPRGARPAKPSGKREGQEGRPSGGGQSRGPRPEGSLQDALAQLLRKGERS, from the coding sequence ATGGATCCCGTCCAGAAAGTCGCCGCCGAGCTGAACCTGCGCCTGCAGCAGGTGCAGGCGGCCTGTGACCTGCTCGAGCAGGGCAACACCATACCATTCATCACACGCTACCGCAAGGAAGTGACCGGGTCCCTCGACGAGGTGCAACTGCGCCAGATCGAGCAGCGCCTGGGGCACTGGAATCTGCTCAACGAGCGGCGTGCCACGATCCTTACCTCTATTGAGAATCAGGGCCAGCTCAGCGACGAGTTGGCGCAGCGCCTGCTGGCCTGTGAGAGTCTATCGGAACTTGAGGACCTCTACTTGCCTTACCGCCCCAAGCGGCGGACCCGGGCCAGTGTGGCCCGCGAGCGGGGCCTGGCCCCCCTGGCGGCGATCCTGGCCGCCAGCGCCTGCGGTCAACCCGAGCGCCTGTCCCAGGAAGGTGTCGAGCTGGCTCCCGACGCTCTGCCCGGTCCCCGGTCGATCGGCGATTGGCTGGGCCAGGCCAGCGATCCAGTGGACGCGCTGGCGGGAGCGCGGGACATCGTGGCCGAGTGGATCAACGAGGACGCCAGCCTGCGCGACCTGCTGCGGCAGTCCGGGCGCCGCCAGGCGGGACTCCAGTCCCAGCGCACCGAGGCGGCCCACGAGGAAGCACCCAAATTCCGGCTCTACGAAACCTGGCGCGGGGCGCTGCATGAGTTGAAGCCGCACCAGGTGCTGGCCCTCAACCGCGGCGAGAATCTGGGCATCCTGCGCCTGTCCATCGATTGGGAGCCCTGCCAGTGTCTGGAGCGGACTCTGGAACGCTGGCTGGTGAATCCCGACAGTCCCTGGCGCGAGGAGCTGGAAGCCGCCGCCGCCGATGGTCTGGCCCGGCTGACCCTGCCTTCGCTGGGACGTGACCTGCGCAATGAGATCACCCAGGCCGCCGAAGAGCACAGTCTGGGCATCTTTTCCAGCAACCTGCGCCAGCTGCTGATGCAGCCGCCTCTGGTCGGGCAGGTGCTGCTGGGCATCGATCCCGGCATCCGCACCGGTTGCAAGGTGGCCGTGATCGACACGACGGGACGTTACCTCGAAGGCACCACCATCTACCCTCACGCTCCCCGCAACCAGTGGGCGCAATCCAAGGTGACCCTGCTGGCCATGATCCAGCGCCACGGAGTGCAGGTCTGCGCCATCGGCAACGGCACCGCCAGCCGCGAGACCGAGAGCCTGGTGGCCGAAGTGATTGCCGACTCCAGCCTGAGCATGCGCTACACGGTGGTCAGCGAGGCCGGCGCCAGCGTCTACAGCGCCAGCGAGGAAGCCCGCGAGGAGTTTCCTGACCTGGACGCCTCGCTGCGCGGCAACATCTCCATCGCCCGCCGTCTGCAGGACCCACTGGCCGAACTGGTCAAGATCGACCCCCGGTCTCTGGGCGTGGGCCAGTACCAGCACGATGTGGATGCCCGCCGCCTGGGCGAGCACCTGGATGGCGTGGTCGAGGATTGCGTCAACGCGGTGGGAGTGGACCTGAACACCGCCAGCGCCCCTCTCTTGGCCAAGGTGGCTGGAATCACACGCGCCAGCAGCCGGCGGATCGTGGAGCACCGCAACACCAACGGCGCGTTCCGGCGGCGAGAGCAGCTGCTGGAGGTGAAGGGCATCGGGCCCGCGGCCTTCCAGCAGAGTGCGGGATTCCTGCGGATTCGCGAAGGCGAGAACAGCCTGGACAACACAGCCGTGCACCCGGAGGCCTACGAGGCCGTGGGACAGCTGGCCCGGCGTTTCGGGGTCGAAAGCGCCAGCCCGGCCGAATTGGCCGCCGCCATCGACGGACACGGGGAGAATCTGGCGGAATTGGCCCCCAACGTCGGTCTGGGCCTGCCCACCCTGTTGGATATTCTCGAGGAACTGCGCCGACCCGGGCGTGATCCGCGCAAGGAACTGGACCCGCCCCTGATGCGCGGAGCTGTGCTGAGTCTTGAGGACCTCCGGGAAGGTTCGGTCCTCGAAGGCACCGTGCGCAATCTGGTGGACTTCGGCGCATTCGTGGACATCGGGCTCAAGGATGATGGCCTGGTGCATGTCTCACAGATCAGTCACCGCCGCATTTCCCACCCGGTGGAAGCGCTCAGCGTGGGGCAGCGGATCAAGGTCAAGGTCGTCTCCGTGGATCTGGAACGGCGGCGCGTGGGCCTGTCGATCAAGGCCCTGGACGAAACCGCACGCCCGGCGCGCGGCGAGGTTGCGCCCCGTGGGGCACGCCCGGCAAAGCCTTCCGGCAAGCGGGAAGGCCAGGAAGGGCGACCCTCCGGTGGTGGTCAGTCCCGTGGTCCGCGACCCGAAGGATCCCTGCAGGATGCCCTGGCCCAGCTCCTGCGCAAGGGAGAGCGCTCGTGA
- a CDS encoding flagellin, whose product MSLRINHNVLSMRAHRNVFNTSKSMDQAVTRLSSGLRINSADDDPAGIAISERFRSHIASMEMAERNASYAINMFATAEGALGSIDDKLIRMRALAIEASNGTMSSADRSFLNVEFMQLKSEIDRIANVTNYNGIFMLDGTYSAGASGGAGQGIKLHIGINNTSLEDFYYVNFADMRASALGLTSTVDLTNTAQSQSAIGILDSAIIIKDTERTRVGSYVSRLNYTVSNLQISRENAVASESTIRDADMAVEMSSYTRAQVMMQSGISMLAQANSVPNMVAGLLQ is encoded by the coding sequence ATGAGTCTGCGGATCAATCACAACGTCCTGAGCATGCGTGCCCACAGGAATGTGTTCAACACGTCAAAGTCGATGGATCAGGCGGTCACGCGGCTGTCTTCCGGACTCCGCATCAACTCCGCGGACGACGATCCAGCCGGCATCGCGATTTCCGAGCGTTTCCGGTCGCACATCGCGTCCATGGAAATGGCGGAGCGCAATGCGAGTTACGCAATCAACATGTTCGCCACGGCGGAGGGCGCTCTGGGATCCATCGACGACAAGTTGATCCGGATGCGCGCCCTGGCGATCGAGGCCTCGAACGGTACCATGAGCAGTGCCGACCGCAGCTTCCTGAACGTCGAGTTCATGCAGCTGAAGAGTGAAATCGATCGCATCGCCAACGTGACCAACTACAACGGCATCTTCATGCTGGACGGCACGTATTCGGCGGGAGCCAGCGGGGGCGCCGGGCAGGGCATCAAGCTGCACATCGGCATCAACAACACCTCGCTGGAAGACTTCTACTACGTGAACTTCGCCGACATGCGCGCCAGCGCCCTCGGCCTGACCTCGACGGTGGATCTGACGAACACGGCCCAGTCCCAATCGGCCATCGGGATCCTCGACAGCGCGATCATCATCAAGGACACCGAGCGCACCCGCGTGGGTTCCTACGTGTCACGCCTGAACTACACGGTCAGCAACCTCCAGATCTCCCGCGAGAACGCGGTGGCCTCGGAGAGCACCATCCGCGACGCGGACATGGCCGTGGAGATGAGCTCCTACACCCGGGCCCAGGTGATGATGCAGTCCGGCATCTCGATGCTGGCCCAGGCCAACAGCGTGCCCAACATGGTCGCCGGCCTGCTGCAGTAG
- a CDS encoding 2-C-methyl-D-erythritol 2,4-cyclodiphosphate synthase — MRVGHGFDVHRLVEGRPCIIGGVTIPFAKGLLGHSDADVLLHSISDALLGAAGLGDIGRHFPDTDPDFKDADSLVLLERVHTLLRSRGFRVANVDATVICELPKITPHAPRMIENIANALQIDASQVNVKATTSEGLGFTGRGEGIAAQAVCLLTD, encoded by the coding sequence TTGCGCGTTGGACACGGATTTGACGTCCACCGGCTGGTGGAGGGGCGCCCCTGCATCATCGGCGGTGTGACCATTCCCTTCGCCAAGGGCCTGCTGGGGCACAGCGACGCCGATGTGCTGCTGCACTCCATCTCCGACGCCCTGCTGGGAGCAGCCGGCCTGGGCGACATCGGCCGCCATTTTCCCGACACCGATCCCGACTTCAAGGACGCCGACAGCCTGGTGCTGCTCGAGCGCGTGCACACCCTGCTGCGGTCCCGCGGCTTCCGGGTGGCCAATGTCGATGCCACCGTGATCTGCGAACTGCCCAAGATCACTCCCCACGCTCCCCGCATGATCGAGAACATCGCCAACGCGCTGCAGATCGACGCATCACAGGTGAACGTGAAGGCCACCACCAGTGAGGGCCTGGGTTTCACCGGTCGCGGCGAAGGCATCGCGGCACAGGCGGTCTGTCTGCTCACAGACTGA
- a CDS encoding 2-C-methyl-D-erythritol 4-phosphate cytidylyltransferase, protein MAIIPSDNWPLCATILCAGGSGKRMGGLSPKQFEPLGEDGLPPLVTALWALAELPMDSVVITHPAGQRERVEELLAPVPGSARRIFVTGGDTRQASVLNGLEALPRSTDAVFIHDAARPFASPELYRTLMARLLEQPELGGVVPCLAIVDTVKHHADKLLLGTMPRDGLALVQTPQLFPFGLILELHRHAAEHGIEVTDDAALLEERAGDAAKPRVGTVEGAQWNLKITRPADRVIASALLKGELVARWTRI, encoded by the coding sequence ATGGCGATCATCCCCAGCGACAACTGGCCCCTGTGTGCCACGATTCTCTGTGCCGGCGGCAGCGGCAAGCGCATGGGCGGTCTCAGCCCCAAGCAGTTCGAGCCGCTGGGCGAGGACGGGCTGCCGCCGCTGGTCACCGCGCTCTGGGCCCTGGCCGAGCTGCCCATGGACAGTGTGGTGATCACTCACCCCGCTGGCCAGCGCGAGCGGGTCGAAGAGCTGCTGGCTCCCGTGCCCGGATCCGCCCGGCGGATCTTCGTCACCGGAGGTGACACGCGCCAGGCCAGTGTGCTCAACGGGCTGGAAGCGCTGCCGCGCAGCACGGACGCGGTCTTCATCCACGACGCGGCACGGCCCTTCGCCAGCCCCGAGCTCTACCGCACCCTGATGGCGCGCCTGCTCGAGCAGCCCGAACTGGGTGGGGTGGTGCCCTGCCTGGCCATCGTGGACACCGTGAAGCACCACGCCGACAAACTGCTGCTGGGCACCATGCCCCGCGACGGACTGGCCCTGGTGCAGACGCCCCAGCTCTTTCCCTTCGGGCTGATCCTCGAACTGCACCGGCATGCCGCCGAGCACGGCATCGAGGTCACCGACGACGCAGCCCTGCTGGAAGAGCGCGCGGGTGATGCCGCGAAGCCCCGGGTCGGCACGGTGGAAGGTGCTCAGTGGAACCTCAAGATCACCCGCCCCGCCGACCGGGTGATCGCCTCGGCCCTGCTGAAAGGAGAGCTGGTTGCGCGTTGGACACGGATTTGA
- the queA gene encoding tRNA preQ1(34) S-adenosylmethionine ribosyltransferase-isomerase QueA: MRLSDFKYKLPEKLIAQEPLKDRDKSRLMVLHRDTQTIEHKLFKDIVEYMQPQDSLVVNETRVIKARMTGYKEKTDAEIEVFLLRELNDSMWEIMVKPARKVRMGNTITLMEGISCDIIDNTTSGGRVVRFNYEGDFHKLIEKYGSTPLPPYISRQPDLKDVKNYQTVYAHPDKVGAVAAPTAGLHFTKRLMTRIEKHGVSICPLTLHVSLGTFRPVNVEDLTRHRMDSEYYEVGLDSARKVNASIANKGKVWATGTTVCRTLETVARFNGGINPDSGWTDKFIYPPYEFKVVDRLITNFHLPSSTLLMLVCAFAERDFVMEAYKQAVKEKYRFFSYGDAMLIL, encoded by the coding sequence ATGCGCCTCTCCGACTTCAAGTACAAGCTGCCCGAGAAGCTGATCGCCCAGGAACCGCTCAAGGACCGGGACAAGTCCCGCCTGATGGTGCTGCATCGCGATACCCAGACCATCGAACACAAGCTGTTCAAGGACATCGTGGAGTACATGCAGCCCCAGGATTCCCTGGTGGTCAACGAGACTCGCGTGATCAAGGCCCGCATGACGGGTTACAAGGAGAAGACCGACGCCGAGATCGAAGTCTTCCTGCTGCGCGAGCTGAACGACAGCATGTGGGAGATCATGGTCAAGCCGGCGCGCAAGGTGCGCATGGGCAATACCATCACCCTGATGGAAGGCATCAGCTGCGACATCATCGACAACACGACCTCCGGAGGTCGCGTGGTTCGTTTCAATTACGAAGGCGATTTCCACAAGCTGATCGAGAAGTACGGCAGCACTCCGCTGCCGCCCTACATCAGCCGCCAGCCCGACCTGAAGGATGTGAAGAACTACCAGACCGTCTACGCCCATCCGGACAAGGTGGGAGCGGTGGCCGCGCCCACGGCGGGTCTGCACTTCACCAAGCGCCTGATGACCCGCATCGAGAAACACGGCGTGAGCATCTGCCCGCTGACCCTGCACGTCAGCCTGGGCACTTTTCGCCCGGTGAACGTCGAGGATCTGACCCGGCACCGGATGGACAGCGAGTATTACGAAGTGGGCCTCGATTCGGCGCGCAAGGTGAACGCGAGCATCGCCAACAAGGGCAAGGTCTGGGCCACGGGCACCACCGTGTGCCGCACGCTGGAGACGGTCGCCCGCTTCAACGGCGGCATCAACCCCGACTCGGGCTGGACCGACAAGTTCATCTACCCACCCTACGAGTTCAAGGTGGTGGACCGCCTGATCACCAACTTCCACCTGCCCAGCTCGACCCTGCTGATGCTGGTCTGCGCCTTCGCGGAGCGCGATTTCGTGATGGAAGCCTACAAGCAGGCCGTCAAGGAGAAGTACCGCTTCTTCTCCTATGGCGATGCGATGCTGATTCTCTGA
- the ruvB gene encoding Holliday junction branch migration DNA helicase RuvB, whose amino-acid sequence MDDETRLVAGSFGEEDRLESRLRPLLLDEFTGQEAHKANLRVYIQAARQRGEALDHCLFHGPPGLGKTTLAHIIAREMEGEIRVTSGPVLEKPADLAGLLTNLQDGDILFIDEIHRLSPVVEEYLYPAMEDYTLDILLDKGPAARSVQLTLPRFTLVGATTRAGLLTRPLMARFGIVLHLEHYTRAELAEILERSARMLSVSLTTDAASEIAMRSRGTPRVANRLLRRLRDFAQVHGDGTVTDEIARFGLERLQVDRRGLDNLDRKILLALLDKFNGGPCGLNTLALAVGEEADTLEDVVEPFLVKEGFINRTVRGRVATPLAWSHLERSQPGSA is encoded by the coding sequence ATGGACGACGAGACGCGTCTGGTGGCCGGCAGTTTCGGCGAGGAGGACCGGCTCGAGAGCCGGCTGCGCCCGCTGTTGCTGGACGAGTTCACCGGACAGGAAGCCCACAAGGCCAACCTGCGCGTCTACATCCAGGCGGCCCGCCAGCGTGGCGAAGCCCTGGACCACTGCCTTTTCCACGGCCCTCCCGGTCTGGGCAAGACCACCCTGGCTCACATCATCGCGCGCGAGATGGAAGGCGAGATCCGGGTCACGTCGGGACCGGTGCTGGAGAAACCCGCCGACCTGGCGGGGCTGCTGACCAATCTGCAGGATGGCGACATCCTCTTCATTGACGAGATCCACCGTCTCAGCCCCGTGGTGGAGGAGTACCTCTACCCGGCCATGGAAGATTACACCCTGGACATTCTGCTGGACAAGGGCCCCGCGGCGCGCAGCGTGCAACTGACCCTGCCCCGCTTCACCCTGGTGGGAGCCACCACGCGTGCCGGCCTGCTGACTCGCCCGCTGATGGCGCGCTTCGGCATCGTGCTGCACCTGGAACATTACACGCGCGCCGAACTGGCCGAGATCCTCGAGCGCAGCGCGCGCATGCTCAGCGTGAGTCTCACCACGGATGCCGCCAGCGAGATCGCCATGCGCAGCCGGGGCACTCCCCGGGTGGCCAACCGCCTGCTGCGGCGCCTGCGCGATTTTGCCCAGGTCCACGGCGACGGCACCGTGACCGACGAGATCGCCCGTTTCGGCCTGGAACGCCTCCAGGTGGACCGCCGCGGGCTGGACAATCTGGACCGCAAGATCCTGCTGGCCCTGCTGGACAAGTTCAACGGCGGACCCTGCGGGCTCAACACCCTGGCCCTGGCGGTCGGGGAAGAAGCGGACACACTGGAAGATGTGGTGGAGCCCTTCCTGGTCAAGGAAGGTTTCATCAACCGGACCGTGCGCGGTCGGGTGGCCACGCCGCTGGCGTGGAGTCACCTGGAACGCAGCCAGCCCGGCAGCGCCTGA
- the ruvA gene encoding Holliday junction branch migration protein RuvA, translating into MYEFLRGSVISARGTQVVLEVAGVGWLLNTSLGTSRRLVAGAQARLFVHLVVREDVLALYGFHETLERQLFRELIGISGVGPKVALAILSALSPNELIQAVRFGDGAKLTSIPGIGKKTAGRLVLELGNRVKDLDAGETFRGELELETRAEGDELLEAMDALEALGLKRALAEKELVAARKVLQAAGESRPGVADLVRQVLKKGS; encoded by the coding sequence GTGTACGAATTCCTGCGCGGCTCGGTCATCAGCGCCCGTGGCACCCAGGTGGTGCTCGAGGTGGCCGGTGTGGGCTGGCTGCTGAATACCAGCCTCGGCACCAGTCGTCGCCTGGTGGCGGGTGCCCAGGCCCGCCTGTTCGTGCATCTGGTGGTCCGCGAGGATGTGCTGGCCCTCTACGGCTTTCACGAAACCCTTGAACGTCAGCTGTTCCGGGAACTGATCGGGATCAGTGGGGTAGGGCCCAAGGTGGCGCTGGCGATTCTGTCGGCGCTCAGCCCCAACGAGCTGATCCAGGCGGTACGCTTCGGCGATGGCGCGAAACTGACCTCGATTCCGGGCATCGGCAAGAAGACCGCCGGGCGCCTGGTGCTGGAACTGGGCAACCGGGTCAAGGACCTGGATGCCGGCGAGACCTTCCGAGGTGAGCTGGAGCTGGAGACCCGCGCGGAAGGCGACGAGCTGCTGGAAGCCATGGACGCCCTCGAGGCCCTGGGCCTGAAACGGGCTCTGGCCGAGAAGGAGCTGGTCGCGGCCCGCAAGGTGCTGCAGGCCGCCGGTGAGAGCCGGCCCGGCGTGGCCGATCTGGTGCGCCAGGTGCTCAAGAAGGGAAGCTGA
- the ruvC gene encoding crossover junction endodeoxyribonuclease RuvC has protein sequence MIVLGVDPGLAATGWGIVRRQGSRLIPVGYGAIRSEGELPERLSHIYGSLRAVIQEHRPDCLSVEMVFKGPNVLTLIKLAHARAAALLAGSEMGLEVAEYTPMQIKRAVTGRGAADKSQVAFMITRLLGLSAPPRPLDASDALAAAICHLNAAP, from the coding sequence ATGATCGTGCTGGGGGTTGACCCCGGACTTGCCGCCACTGGCTGGGGCATCGTGCGCCGCCAGGGCAGCCGCCTGATTCCCGTGGGCTATGGCGCGATCCGCAGCGAGGGCGAACTGCCCGAGCGCCTGTCGCACATCTACGGCAGCCTGCGCGCCGTGATCCAGGAGCACCGGCCCGATTGCCTCTCGGTGGAGATGGTGTTCAAGGGCCCCAACGTGCTGACCCTGATCAAGCTGGCCCATGCCCGGGCCGCGGCCCTGCTGGCCGGGTCGGAAATGGGGCTGGAAGTGGCCGAGTACACGCCCATGCAGATCAAGCGGGCGGTCACCGGTCGCGGAGCCGCCGACAAGTCCCAGGTGGCCTTCATGATCACCCGCCTGCTTGGCCTGTCGGCACCACCGCGTCCCCTGGATGCCAGTGATGCGCTGGCTGCGGCGATCTGCCATCTCAACGCCGCTCCCTGA
- a CDS encoding YebC/PmpR family DNA-binding transcriptional regulator, translating to MSGHSKWSTIKRKKGALDAARGKIFTKIIKEITIAARLGGGDEAANPRLRSAILKAKASNMPANNVERAIAKGTGTLEGVTYEEITYEGYGPCGVAIVVETMTDNKNRTVSEVRYTFNKYGGSLGADGAVAWNFERQGLLTIAQGTLSEDDVLMTLMDAGAENLELEDGEWLIYSQIANLETLRKAAEAAGYEVRGSELTMTPKNSTRVEGNDVGKVVRMIEALEELDDVQNVYSNFDADEDALANLE from the coding sequence ATGTCCGGTCATTCGAAATGGTCCACGATCAAGCGCAAGAAGGGTGCGCTGGATGCGGCCCGCGGCAAGATCTTCACCAAGATCATCAAGGAAATCACCATCGCCGCGCGCCTGGGAGGTGGAGACGAAGCCGCCAACCCGCGCCTGCGCAGCGCCATTCTCAAGGCCAAGGCCAGCAACATGCCCGCCAACAATGTGGAGCGGGCGATTGCCAAGGGCACGGGCACCCTTGAGGGCGTGACCTACGAGGAAATCACCTACGAGGGCTACGGGCCCTGCGGGGTGGCCATCGTGGTGGAAACCATGACGGACAACAAGAACCGTACGGTCAGCGAAGTGCGCTACACCTTCAACAAGTATGGCGGCAGTCTGGGTGCCGATGGAGCCGTGGCCTGGAACTTCGAGCGCCAGGGCCTGCTGACCATCGCCCAGGGCACTCTCAGCGAAGATGACGTGCTGATGACCCTGATGGACGCCGGCGCCGAGAATCTTGAACTGGAAGACGGCGAATGGCTGATCTACAGCCAGATCGCCAATCTGGAAACCCTGCGCAAGGCCGCGGAGGCCGCGGGGTATGAGGTGCGCGGTTCCGAGCTGACCATGACCCCCAAGAATTCCACGCGCGTGGAAGGCAACGATGTGGGCAAGGTCGTGCGCATGATCGAGGCCCTCGAGGAGCTGGACGACGTGCAGAACGTGTACTCCAACTTCGATGCCGATGAAGACGCCCTGGCGAATCTGGAATGA